One Legionella lansingensis genomic region harbors:
- a CDS encoding glycosyltransferase, whose product MRILVITHSYYPKHDPRAFRWSAVCEHWAQNGIIVDVVCAYANATLARFEQIRGVNVYRVVDPSQRFVPVGSASTGYQTASSKTSSWLGKIKQFAHPIIKKIVITLRWPDYAWLWIPGAYRQIVRLVKTHHYDGIFSSAVPFSSHIPVMMLGQKRKNISWVCDYGDPFSCLRELPMNNTKLYQGLNRWVESKVINASKKISVTTRETAQEYIKYLGVCDKWLHVIPPLVKSNYIYLDRYEKEEESLEEKIIHLVFAGTLYAKIRNPRFLLELLSEIHVKMTSPKFIIHFYGKIGDCEQEFEPYKKAINDWIYFHGSVDRDQLIKVYRSADILVNIGNTTTYQVPSKVIEYMSTGLPILNITSVANDSSILMLQSYPSVLTLSQNAGVTEKIVDEFCLFMKQSQNVDREVVEDILRQYQPTTIANAYLSLLS is encoded by the coding sequence GTGCGTATCTTAGTTATTACTCATTCTTATTATCCCAAGCATGATCCACGTGCATTTCGTTGGAGTGCTGTTTGTGAACATTGGGCACAGAATGGGATTATCGTCGATGTTGTTTGTGCTTATGCGAATGCAACTTTAGCAAGATTTGAGCAAATTAGAGGGGTAAATGTTTATCGAGTCGTTGATCCATCGCAGCGGTTTGTCCCTGTAGGCTCTGCATCGACAGGGTATCAGACAGCCAGTTCAAAAACGTCTTCTTGGCTTGGTAAGATAAAGCAATTCGCTCACCCAATAATAAAAAAAATAGTTATTACGTTACGATGGCCTGATTACGCTTGGTTGTGGATACCAGGTGCATATCGACAGATCGTTCGTCTTGTAAAAACGCATCATTATGACGGAATTTTCTCTAGCGCCGTTCCATTTAGTTCACACATTCCAGTGATGATGCTTGGACAGAAGCGAAAAAACATCTCATGGGTATGTGATTATGGTGATCCTTTTTCTTGCTTGAGAGAATTGCCAATGAATAACACCAAACTTTATCAGGGTTTGAATAGATGGGTTGAATCGAAAGTTATTAACGCATCAAAAAAAATTTCAGTCACCACAAGGGAGACTGCACAAGAATATATTAAGTATTTAGGTGTTTGTGATAAGTGGCTTCATGTTATTCCTCCACTGGTCAAGAGCAATTATATTTATTTAGATAGGTATGAAAAAGAAGAAGAGTCTCTAGAAGAAAAAATCATTCATTTGGTATTTGCTGGTACTCTCTATGCCAAAATTCGCAACCCAAGATTTCTTCTTGAATTATTATCGGAAATACACGTAAAAATGACTTCTCCCAAGTTTATAATTCATTTTTATGGCAAGATTGGAGATTGTGAACAAGAGTTTGAGCCTTATAAGAAGGCTATTAATGACTGGATATATTTTCATGGCTCTGTAGACAGAGATCAGCTGATAAAGGTATATAGGAGTGCTGACATCCTTGTTAATATAGGTAATACGACAACTTATCAAGTTCCAAGTAAGGTAATTGAGTACATGTCTACTGGTTTACCAATACTGAATATTACTTCTGTCGCCAATGACTCCTCCATTCTAATGCTTCAGTCATACCCAAGTGTATTGACCTTAAGTCAGAATGCAGGAGTTACAGAAAAAATTGTCGATGAGTTTTGCTTATTTATGAAACAGTCTCAAAACGTTGATAGGGAAGTGGTTGAGGATATTCTCAGACAGTATCAGCCAACGACAATTGCTAATGCTTATTTGAGTCTGTTATCCTAA
- the wecB gene encoding non-hydrolyzing UDP-N-acetylglucosamine 2-epimerase, with amino-acid sequence MLKVMTLVGTRPELIKMSRVIAELDNQVNHILVHSGQNYDYELNQVFFDELEIRKPDYFLNISRDTVAKSIADVITNADTLFEEVKPDALLLYGDTNTCLAIIAAKRRKIPVFHMEAGNRCFDQRVPEELNRKIVDHLSDINMVLTEHARRYLIAEGIRQETIFKTGSHMEEVLNYYMPKIHASKIVEQYQFEPEKFFVVSAHREENVDSPENLSDLVESLNALVEKYQYPVFFSTHPRTRKRIENYIGKNATDPKIRFEKPLGLFDYIKLQLSAFCVLSDSGTIMEEASLLNLPAITIRNAHERPEGMDEGTLVMSGLRKERVLEAVEVVTSQHNRLYRTIPVVGDYQAGAVSKQVVRIVLSYVDYINHTVWRKQKSCIPDVGVTTFIKDKGVVC; translated from the coding sequence ATGCTTAAAGTAATGACATTGGTTGGAACACGGCCTGAGTTAATTAAAATGAGCCGTGTCATCGCTGAGTTGGATAATCAAGTTAATCATATTTTAGTTCATTCTGGTCAAAATTATGACTATGAGTTAAACCAGGTTTTTTTTGATGAGCTGGAAATTAGAAAACCGGATTATTTCCTGAATATCTCAAGAGATACGGTTGCAAAATCAATTGCGGATGTTATTACCAATGCAGATACTCTTTTTGAGGAAGTAAAGCCGGATGCATTACTTTTGTATGGTGATACGAATACTTGCCTTGCAATCATCGCCGCAAAGCGAAGGAAAATACCTGTATTTCACATGGAGGCGGGTAATCGTTGTTTTGATCAGAGAGTTCCTGAAGAGTTGAATCGTAAAATAGTGGATCATTTGAGTGATATCAATATGGTGCTGACGGAACATGCCCGGCGTTATTTGATTGCGGAAGGGATAAGGCAAGAGACTATTTTTAAAACAGGATCGCACATGGAAGAAGTTTTAAACTACTATATGCCTAAAATCCATGCTTCTAAAATCGTTGAGCAATACCAGTTTGAGCCAGAGAAATTTTTTGTTGTTAGTGCTCACCGCGAAGAAAATGTTGATTCTCCTGAAAATTTAAGCGATTTGGTTGAGAGTTTAAATGCATTGGTGGAAAAGTACCAATACCCTGTTTTTTTCTCAACCCATCCACGAACACGAAAGCGCATCGAGAATTATATTGGTAAGAATGCAACCGATCCAAAGATTCGATTTGAGAAGCCTCTAGGTCTTTTTGATTATATAAAACTTCAACTCTCGGCCTTTTGCGTATTGTCTGATAGCGGAACAATCATGGAAGAGGCTTCTTTGCTTAATCTTCCTGCGATAACAATAAGAAATGCACATGAACGGCCGGAAGGTATGGATGAAGGGACCTTAGTGATGAGTGGACTTCGGAAAGAAAGAGTACTTGAGGCTGTGGAGGTAGTGACTTCTCAGCACAATAGACTGTATCGCACCATACCTGTGGTTGGTGATTATCAGGCTGGAGCAGTGTCTAAACAAGTTGTTCGAATTGTTTTAAGCTATGTCGATTATATTAATCATACAGTATGGCGTAAGCAAAAATCCTGTATTCCTGATGTAGGTGTTACCACCTTCATTAAAGATAAAGGCGTTGTTTGTTAA
- a CDS encoding glycosyltransferase — translation MTSNRFLFNFAASYSGGGFKRLYAYAKWFNHNGGAGFIIHPQCSSLINEFPNNRFTVVGQSRFQRLLNDCDYLDEIRKTIGVPDVYYSYGIPVYTKFGRINWFHLSNVLPLGPWSVPLSLFDKVKLSYLGKRIKSNLENVDIISAESDFSLSLIHSKYAKKFFLSVNGSDDEILFQKSQHTQKQDNIAVVVGTYRYKAIEDSYRVFERLRENNPKLKLVVIGDEKKVPKHLHINQNITMTGRLQRDDVISYLRNSQYYISTTRIENSYNAASEGIFFANESFISDIGPHRELLVGMPFERISIPNMDRQVLHVKRQDISTLHLKNWDTVITEMIKRVSET, via the coding sequence GTGACCTCTAATAGATTCCTCTTTAATTTTGCTGCTTCATATTCTGGGGGAGGCTTTAAACGACTTTATGCCTATGCTAAATGGTTTAATCATAATGGTGGTGCAGGATTTATAATACATCCTCAGTGTAGTTCTCTAATAAATGAATTCCCAAATAACCGCTTCACTGTCGTAGGTCAGTCAAGATTCCAACGGTTGCTCAATGATTGTGATTATCTGGATGAAATTCGCAAAACAATTGGCGTGCCAGATGTTTATTATTCTTATGGGATACCTGTTTATACGAAATTTGGACGAATAAACTGGTTTCATTTGAGTAATGTTTTACCTCTTGGTCCATGGAGTGTTCCTTTATCCTTATTTGATAAGGTGAAACTTAGTTATCTCGGTAAAAGAATCAAGAGTAATTTAGAGAATGTGGATATCATTTCAGCAGAGTCAGATTTTTCTTTAAGTTTGATTCATTCGAAGTATGCTAAAAAATTCTTTTTGTCTGTGAATGGGAGCGATGACGAGATATTATTTCAGAAATCTCAACATACCCAAAAACAAGATAATATTGCTGTGGTGGTTGGGACATATCGTTACAAAGCGATAGAAGATTCTTATCGTGTATTTGAAAGGTTAAGAGAGAATAATCCTAAGTTAAAATTGGTAGTTATTGGAGACGAGAAAAAAGTCCCTAAGCATCTCCATATTAATCAGAATATCACAATGACTGGTCGTCTGCAGAGAGACGATGTTATCAGCTATTTACGAAACTCTCAATATTATATTTCTACTACGCGTATAGAAAATTCATACAATGCAGCGTCAGAAGGCATTTTTTTTGCCAATGAATCATTTATTTCTGATATTGGACCTCACAGGGAATTGCTTGTGGGGATGCCTTTTGAGAGAATTTCTATCCCTAATATGGATAGGCAGGTGTTGCATGTAAAAAGACAGGATATTTCAACTCTGCATTTAAAGAACTGGGACACTGTTATCACAGAGATGATCAAACGAGTCTCGGAAACGTGA
- a CDS encoding NAD-dependent epimerase/dehydratase family protein, translating to MSSLVILGATGFLGKVLIAQKNIPSSIKAVARKIPSDADLHSERITWYDVDLLSPRALDKVLEKDDIVINTVYINTHSEVDNLRLINNIIDACVRNEVKRLIHCSTAVVVGTAKEPRIDETVTCVPCTQYEKVKFAIEQQVLNAVGKGFEIAILRPTAMVGPHGKNLLKLANSLINGNQLVNYLRASLFGRRRMHLVSVRNVAVAIVHLALLDHLLSGSIYYVSSDDDPENNYLGVEKILLETLGLGARKIPILPVPLLFLSILLKIKGRSESNLARTYDSRKLLATHFVPIDSLYDAVSEFAKSIRNLL from the coding sequence ATGTCTTCTTTAGTCATTTTGGGAGCAACTGGTTTTCTGGGCAAAGTTCTTATTGCTCAGAAGAATATACCCTCTTCAATAAAAGCGGTGGCCCGTAAAATTCCATCTGATGCTGATTTGCATTCAGAGAGAATTACATGGTATGACGTTGATCTCTTGAGCCCACGAGCACTCGATAAGGTACTAGAAAAAGACGATATTGTAATTAACACCGTTTATATTAATACGCACAGTGAGGTTGATAATCTTCGTTTGATCAATAATATTATTGATGCATGTGTGCGAAACGAAGTAAAAAGATTAATCCATTGTTCGACTGCGGTTGTTGTAGGCACTGCAAAAGAACCTCGTATTGATGAAACAGTGACCTGTGTACCCTGTACTCAATATGAAAAAGTTAAATTCGCAATAGAACAGCAGGTACTTAATGCTGTAGGAAAGGGATTTGAAATAGCTATTTTAAGGCCGACAGCTATGGTTGGTCCTCATGGTAAAAATTTGCTTAAGTTAGCTAATTCATTGATTAATGGTAATCAATTGGTTAATTATTTGCGGGCTTCTCTTTTTGGAAGGCGAAGAATGCATTTGGTTTCGGTGAGAAATGTCGCTGTAGCAATAGTACATTTAGCATTATTGGACCATTTACTGAGTGGCAGTATTTATTATGTTTCTTCTGATGATGATCCTGAAAATAATTACTTGGGTGTAGAAAAGATTCTATTGGAAACGCTTGGTCTTGGGGCACGTAAAATTCCAATCTTGCCAGTTCCCTTGCTATTTTTATCGATTCTACTCAAAATCAAGGGTCGTTCAGAGTCAAATTTAGCTCGAACCTATGATTCCAGAAAACTTCTAGCGACTCACTTTGTTCCCATCGATTCCTTGTATGATGCTGTTAGCGAGTTCGCCAAAAGTATAAGAAATTTGTTGTAA
- a CDS encoding glycosyltransferase family 4 protein has product MNILLVSQYFWPESFIINELTHCLVMQGHTVEVLTGKPNYPDGDIFKGYAAKGCTTEYFNEKVAVHRVPIFPRGKGGGRRLLLNYLSFVLSGLFYFHRLIKLRQFDVIFVFAPSPITSAIPAIYLKKRLKLPFVLWVQDLWPESLSATGFIKNHRILRFVGKLVRWIYASADMLLVQSQGFAKPVSQYALANKIVYYPNSYLDKAPETVEEELIPNDLLLQLERNCCLVFAGNLGTAQSLPTIVQAAERLKHLSDCKLILIGSGSMSEWIARQIVEKGLNNLILAGRFPSSVMPHLFSRAAGLLVTLKREEIFTYTIPSKIQAYLAAGRPVIAALDGEGARIVQEAGAGFASPAEDEITLAKNIERLYHMSNSERDKLGQSGRAYFLEHFEMVRQSQRLIEILKERISKKETS; this is encoded by the coding sequence ATGAACATTCTCTTGGTATCTCAATATTTTTGGCCCGAATCCTTTATTATTAATGAGTTAACTCACTGTCTTGTTATGCAGGGACATACGGTTGAAGTACTCACAGGAAAGCCTAACTATCCGGATGGGGATATCTTTAAAGGATATGCGGCCAAAGGATGCACCACAGAATATTTCAATGAAAAAGTCGCGGTGCATCGGGTGCCGATTTTTCCCAGAGGTAAAGGAGGGGGTAGGCGATTATTACTCAATTATCTTTCTTTTGTCTTAAGTGGCTTATTTTACTTTCATCGTTTGATTAAATTAAGACAATTTGATGTGATTTTTGTGTTTGCACCGTCTCCTATAACCTCTGCTATTCCTGCCATCTACTTAAAAAAGCGGCTTAAACTGCCGTTTGTATTATGGGTTCAGGATCTTTGGCCTGAAAGCTTAAGTGCTACGGGGTTCATAAAAAATCATCGGATACTCAGGTTTGTTGGGAAACTCGTTCGTTGGATTTATGCTTCTGCAGATATGTTGCTAGTGCAATCACAAGGTTTTGCAAAACCAGTCTCGCAATATGCACTTGCAAATAAAATAGTTTATTATCCAAATTCCTATCTTGACAAAGCCCCTGAGACAGTCGAAGAGGAGTTGATTCCAAACGATTTATTGCTGCAGTTGGAACGCAATTGTTGTCTTGTTTTTGCGGGCAACCTTGGTACTGCGCAGTCACTCCCCACCATCGTTCAGGCAGCTGAGCGGCTCAAGCATTTGTCCGATTGCAAGTTGATCCTGATTGGCAGTGGAAGTATGAGTGAGTGGATTGCGCGGCAGATCGTTGAAAAGGGTTTGAACAATCTGATTTTGGCAGGTCGTTTTCCCTCGTCAGTGATGCCCCATCTATTCTCCCGAGCAGCAGGACTATTGGTGACACTGAAGCGAGAGGAAATTTTTACCTATACGATTCCGAGCAAGATTCAAGCTTACTTAGCGGCTGGCCGTCCTGTGATTGCAGCCCTTGATGGTGAAGGTGCTCGCATTGTTCAGGAGGCTGGTGCAGGATTCGCATCTCCTGCTGAGGATGAAATAACATTGGCCAAAAATATAGAACGGCTTTACCATATGTCAAACTCAGAACGGGATAAACTAGGCCAATCTGGCCGTGCCTATTTTCTTGAGCATTTCGAGATGGTGCGTCAGAGTCAACGACTCATAGAAATTCTTAAGGAAAGAATCAGTAAAAAGGAGACATCTTAA
- a CDS encoding O-antigen ligase family protein: MSNYSSETVQPARTANSWNSFGLYTLFLLLFLQPFHYLLFDTFIYYRELFAVVFSVLCCMKLSDLFYKRHPSELFLLIFFPMLLALFAIVDPGTNLYGNDATGASLHLKTINSDLYILRNALIYVPMVVYFALRGLSEKEVQKIAFIAVVVAPLSVLEYLNVHQIYTLSAFGAIIENGGGAIEYNTYVPYLTFPVLSAIYLLSSRIKNSRKLIVLISLLFLSIYILLSSSRQSILFILFCVGVFTVWEKENGLVKKILFLAVCFLSVFLVFNLVSKNIVLEHDTRVKYENRLTSIGLTIIDRHSWKHHSLKERSEVNTAEKAVLDLRWNPVQFNRNLSEPLSWIMPLSLPLWIQSTSEVQPVQIGQGEEDIVTLNNKLLHKYTGTSAPPGAGRWEIIKDGLTRLKSSEYLIGVGLTAVINSGPHNDYVRWLQRIGIFAMIIGFAPFLIAASRSYQSKYRTERNGFMLYLFLSVMFTLYHSLFGYPREDAYQALYCFLGLAMWLGAKKNFIFSLETRSNHGWRFSFMNMPERAVLTGK, encoded by the coding sequence ATGAGCAATTACAGTTCAGAAACAGTGCAACCAGCTAGGACGGCGAATTCTTGGAATTCCTTTGGTTTATATACTCTATTTCTACTTTTATTTTTACAGCCATTTCATTATCTCCTTTTTGACACCTTTATTTACTACCGAGAGTTATTTGCTGTTGTTTTTTCGGTGTTATGTTGTATGAAATTAAGCGATCTATTTTATAAGCGACATCCATCGGAACTTTTTCTGTTGATTTTTTTTCCAATGTTACTGGCTTTGTTTGCGATAGTAGACCCAGGTACAAACTTATATGGAAACGATGCGACAGGGGCATCTTTGCATCTTAAGACAATTAATTCAGATCTTTATATTTTACGGAATGCTTTGATTTATGTACCTATGGTGGTGTATTTTGCTTTGAGGGGACTATCAGAAAAGGAAGTACAAAAAATAGCTTTCATCGCGGTTGTAGTGGCTCCACTGAGTGTTTTAGAGTACCTTAATGTCCATCAAATTTATACTTTAAGTGCATTTGGAGCCATTATTGAGAATGGCGGAGGAGCCATCGAATACAACACTTATGTACCCTATTTAACATTTCCAGTTTTGTCTGCCATTTATTTATTAAGTTCCAGGATAAAAAATAGCCGTAAGTTAATTGTTCTTATCAGTTTATTATTTTTGTCAATTTATATCTTATTATCGAGCAGCCGTCAGTCAATCTTATTTATACTGTTCTGTGTAGGGGTTTTTACTGTATGGGAAAAAGAGAATGGTCTGGTAAAAAAAATATTATTTTTAGCGGTGTGTTTTCTATCCGTGTTTCTGGTGTTTAATTTAGTGAGTAAGAATATAGTACTGGAGCACGACACGCGAGTTAAGTATGAGAATAGATTGACCAGCATAGGATTGACCATAATTGACAGACATAGTTGGAAGCATCATTCACTTAAGGAAAGAAGTGAAGTTAATACTGCAGAAAAAGCCGTTCTTGACCTTAGGTGGAATCCAGTTCAATTTAATCGTAATTTGTCTGAACCTTTGTCTTGGATAATGCCTCTATCTCTTCCGTTATGGATTCAATCCACATCTGAAGTACAACCTGTTCAGATTGGACAAGGTGAGGAGGATATCGTTACTCTCAATAATAAGTTGCTTCATAAATATACGGGAACATCTGCTCCCCCTGGTGCAGGAAGATGGGAGATTATAAAAGATGGTTTGACGAGGCTAAAATCAAGTGAGTATTTAATTGGGGTTGGGCTAACAGCTGTTATCAACTCAGGTCCACATAATGACTATGTTAGATGGTTGCAGCGAATTGGAATATTTGCCATGATAATTGGCTTTGCTCCTTTTCTAATTGCTGCTAGTCGATCTTATCAAAGCAAATATCGAACAGAAAGAAATGGGTTTATGCTTTATTTGTTTTTATCGGTTATGTTCACTCTATATCATTCTTTATTCGGATATCCCAGGGAAGATGCTTATCAGGCACTTTATTGTTTTCTTGGTTTGGCAATGTGGCTGGGGGCTAAAAAGAATTTTATTTTTAGTTTAGAAACCAGGTCCAATCATGGTTGGCGCTTTTCTTTTATGAATATGCCAGAACGGGCTGTTTTAACAGGAAAATAG
- a CDS encoding EpsG family protein — translation MKTRVTSEFFFLLTTAVLLVLAVGSRPNFVGSDTAAYANYYDRLHNHLSVYINYEYFFQTIAKLLTRFFSTPEFFFACIAIINCALITILVLKLSAVIEHKIETFQLFFLMGVFLLLSPFFFAVMANVIRHGTAILALFIFYVTLISRTNLLLLALSLIIALGFHYTSIIGIAFSPLLFLRYRAIFYLVLIMVCLYMSGLSERMIHFISTLTPLDLYSKIQGYRLDIGYKSGIRLDFALFTLAAGVISSGFGKYFLNADDRAVFFPLIKIYWVLVLPFFFFGFAAFSDRYLLSGWLFLSVLGAVFLGLLLRNYLVSARYLYSAFGVSTVYFLLRMQGLL, via the coding sequence ATGAAGACTAGAGTTACGTCAGAGTTTTTCTTTTTATTGACTACAGCTGTTTTGCTCGTATTGGCTGTTGGCAGCAGGCCTAATTTTGTAGGAAGTGATACAGCTGCTTATGCAAATTATTATGACAGATTACACAACCATTTATCTGTTTATATCAATTACGAATATTTTTTTCAAACGATAGCAAAACTACTTACCAGATTTTTTTCAACACCGGAATTCTTTTTTGCTTGCATTGCCATTATTAATTGTGCGTTGATTACCATTTTAGTGTTGAAACTTTCTGCCGTTATAGAACATAAGATAGAGACCTTCCAACTGTTTTTTCTAATGGGTGTGTTTTTATTGTTGTCCCCGTTCTTTTTTGCAGTAATGGCCAATGTGATCAGGCATGGTACTGCCATCCTTGCATTGTTTATTTTTTATGTGACGCTGATTTCCCGAACGAATCTCTTACTCTTAGCGCTATCTCTTATCATTGCTTTGGGGTTTCACTACACCTCGATAATTGGCATTGCTTTCTCCCCGCTACTTTTTCTGCGCTATCGGGCTATCTTTTATTTAGTATTAATAATGGTTTGTCTCTATATGTCTGGATTGAGTGAGAGGATGATTCACTTTATTTCCACTCTGACCCCTCTTGATTTATATAGCAAAATCCAGGGATATCGTTTAGATATAGGCTATAAGAGTGGCATACGACTTGATTTTGCCTTATTTACATTAGCGGCAGGGGTAATATCCAGTGGTTTTGGAAAGTATTTTTTAAATGCTGATGATAGAGCGGTTTTTTTCCCATTGATAAAAATTTATTGGGTTCTGGTTTTGCCGTTTTTCTTTTTTGGATTTGCTGCTTTTTCAGATCGTTATCTATTATCAGGATGGCTTTTCTTGTCTGTACTGGGGGCTGTTTTTTTAGGGCTTCTTCTAAGAAATTATCTTGTTTCTGCACGTTATCTTTACTCTGCATTTGGGGTATCGACCGTATATTTCTTATTAAGGATGCAAGGATTATTATAG
- a CDS encoding dTDP-4-dehydrorhamnose reductase family protein, with protein MKILVLGATGMLGSAIFRTLQNSEHFDVYGTLRDIEALRYFPVQMHAKLISNIDVLDEDKLISVFERVRPNLVINCVGLIKQLACANDPLIVLPINAMFPHRLAKVCAQFETRMIHISTDCVFSGRKGAYVESDRSDAEDLYGKSKFIGEIPELSHVLTLRTSIIGHELNSHYALIDWFLSQKEQVKGYVNAIFSGLPTVELTRVMRDFVIPRFDLSGLYHVAAKPINKYDLLNLVAEIYGKKIIIIPDEQVVIDRSLNAQRFREATGYVAPEWPQLIEMMHKSHNFSGDALNA; from the coding sequence GTGAAGATTTTAGTATTAGGTGCAACAGGCATGTTAGGCAGTGCCATCTTTCGGACACTTCAAAACAGTGAGCATTTTGATGTATATGGTACCTTGCGTGATATAGAGGCACTACGATATTTCCCCGTTCAAATGCATGCAAAACTGATTTCTAATATTGATGTGCTTGATGAAGACAAGCTGATTAGCGTATTTGAACGAGTTCGACCCAATCTAGTGATCAATTGTGTGGGGCTGATAAAACAACTAGCTTGCGCTAACGATCCTTTGATTGTACTACCGATTAATGCGATGTTCCCTCATCGCTTAGCCAAAGTATGTGCTCAATTTGAGACACGGATGATACACATCAGCACTGATTGCGTTTTCTCTGGACGAAAAGGAGCTTATGTTGAGTCTGATCGCTCTGATGCGGAAGATTTATATGGTAAATCAAAATTCATTGGTGAGATACCAGAGTTGTCGCACGTCCTTACGTTGCGTACGTCGATTATTGGTCATGAATTAAATAGTCATTACGCCTTGATTGACTGGTTTCTTTCGCAAAAAGAACAAGTGAAAGGATATGTGAATGCTATTTTCTCCGGATTGCCCACCGTAGAATTGACACGTGTGATGAGGGATTTTGTCATTCCTCGGTTTGATTTATCCGGTCTTTACCATGTGGCGGCAAAACCTATCAATAAGTACGATTTACTCAATTTAGTTGCTGAAATCTACGGAAAAAAAATCATTATCATACCTGATGAGCAGGTCGTCATTGACCGTTCATTGAACGCACAGCGTTTTAGAGAAGCCACTGGCTATGTTGCTCCCGAATGGCCACAGCTCATTGAAATGATGCATAAATCACATAACTTTAGTGGAGATGCATTGAATGCTTAA